The following nucleotide sequence is from Bos taurus isolate L1 Dominette 01449 registration number 42190680 breed Hereford chromosome 3, ARS-UCD2.0, whole genome shotgun sequence.
aagcagagacattactttgccaacaaaggtccgtctaatgaaggctatggtttttccagtagtcatgtatggatgtgagaattcgagtataaagaaagctgagcaccgaagaattgatagttttgaactgtggtgttggagaagacctttgagagtcccttggacagcaaggagatcaaaccagtccatcctaaaggagatcagtcctttaggatgggtgttcattggtaggactgacgttgaagctgaaactccaatactttggccacctgatgcgaagagctgactcatttgaaaagaccctgattctgggagggattgagggcaggcggagaaggggatgacagaggatgagatggttggatgacatcactgactcagtggacatgagtttaggtagaCTCcaggtttggtgatggacagggaggcctggcatgttgcagtccatgcatttgcaaagagttggatatgactgagagactaaactgaactgaactgaagatttgaGAAAGTCCTAACTGCCATACATTCAGGGCTTAGACTACTTACTATTGCTTGATTTTACAAAATATGAATATTACTTTTAGGTAAATCTGTGCTCCCACTAGCAATGTATGAAATCCATGTTTCGTTGTATACTGGCAAACTCTGATATGTTGTCTTAAAAACTCTGCCAGTTTCTGAACATGAACAAGTGTTATCTCACTgatgttttatttgcatttctttggtgCCTACTGTGGTGTGATTTCCCCATATGTTTAttaattatatgattttttaaaaagaactgttATCTGCTTTCCtgattgtttatattttctttccagtttgtCAAAGCTCCTTCTGTGTTAATGATTTTATTCATATGTCTATATGTATGTTGCAGTTATGTGCCCTGTGTTgttatttgtctttaattttgtttcattatttataaaacactCTAGCACCTGGATGGTAGAATTGTATAATACATTGGGGATGTTTTGAACCTGCACCCTTGGCATGGCCCATGTCCTCTCATGGAGGGGACAGACATTCATGTTATATTTTTTGGTCAGCCTGGATGATTATTTTGCAAGGAATTTCATAGGCAATGAATATCAGTAAGAGGCTTGGAAAGATGAACCCAAGGGGGCAACATGTTGGCTTATGGGACAAGTTTCCAGAAACTCGTGGGAATTGCTTTGATGAGTGCTGAAGTTCCTTGGCACCTAGCAGTCAGTAAATATGGGTGATGCTCAGTACATAACCCTGCAGATCTATGAAACATGGGAAAAAAGGATTCATATCTGTAAAGATTCTATGAGAAATAAACATTGTTTCAGGGAAAGTCCCTTCAAGCAAGAGAGAACAGAGCAAAAACTCCCCACTGAATATTTAACCTCTCTCTCTTAATTCTCTAATTTTTGCATCCAGGGGTTGTACTCAcctcccccccaccacacacaatTTCTCTCATCCTTAAGTGGACAAAGTCCCTTCTCCTTGAGACTACCTAAGAGAGGCTATAGTTTTCAAAAATGGACACTATTATTAGTAGAaacaaggagaaaagggaaatcaAGAGTATAAAActacaaaagaacagaaaaaaatggtgGTAAAAGAATTTTTGACTTTCTCAGACAACTTCAATTGACCCTAGATGATCTAACTGACACAGCTTGTGAATGGGTTATGTAggttcatttcctcctcttcaaGTCCCTTCTGCACCTTAGAATCTCCACTTAACCATTTCTGagtttctccttcttcctctctccccccTTCACCACccattttcccctttctctctagAGATCCATTCGCTTCCACAGACCAGGAAGATCATGGCCATATAAGAGTTGGTAATTCATCCCTGagtaaaaaattttagaaattaaaactaacGTTTGCTAAAAAATTACTGTATGACAATTCTGTACCTTTAGTGTACTATCACATTTAATCATTACAACTTCCTTGTGAGGAAGAGGTCTAAACCTTAGAATTAAGTTAAATGAGCTGCAAGAATTCAGGTGCCTAGTGAGTGGTAAAGCCAAGTCTCTCATCCTGGTCTGCCTGGCACTAGAGTTCAGGCTCTTGACCACTGTGTTAGATCTGGATCCTCTTTGTCTCAAACCATACCACCATACATAATGCTGATGACCAAGCACCCTATTCTCTCCCACAGGCCCAGGGTGGACAGTTAGCTATATGAAGACCATCACTTCAGGTCTCGTGAAAGTGTGTTTGAGGAGTTGATGAGTGTGTGTTCTGCATTGTAAGACTTTCCAGATCTTCATCTTTAGAGTGTCACTCTGGGGCCCTGCCCCTTCCCATCAGTTTGAGGAAAGCATTTTTCACATCCTTATTCCTCAGACTGTAGATGACAGGGTTGAGGAAGGCTGTGGCAATGTTGTAGAAAAGGGCCATTTTCTTGCCACTGTTTGACAAGGAGTCAGAGCCAGGGCTCATGTACATGATGATGCATGGAATAGCAAACATGGTGACCACAGTGATGTGGGAGGCACAGGTGGAGAAAGCCTTTATCCTCCCCTGGGCTGAGTGGATCTTCATGATGGTGGCAAAGATGTTGACATAGACAAGGACAATCAGGGAGAGTGGGACGACAATGACATTGAAGCCGGTGATGAAGTCCACCAAATCATTGAGGGATGTGTCTTCACAGGCCAGCTTCAGGACCGCAGGGACCTCACAGAAGTAGTGGTCAATTTCATTAGGACCACAGTAGGAAAGGCGCATAGCAAAGAAGGTAAAGCACAGACCACCCACCACACCATAGGCTGCACAGATGCCCACCATGAGAAGGCACACCCAGGGGCCCATGATGACCTTATACCAGAGAGGGTGGCAGATGGCCACGTACCTGTCCACTGACATGATGGAGAAAAGCCAGGACTCAGTGATCCCAAAGAGGAGGAAGATGTACATCTGGGCCACACATCTAGCAAAAGAGATGGCTCTCTTCTTGCTGAGAATATGCACGAGCATCTGGGGCACAGTCGTGGTGGTGTAGCACATGTCCAGCATGGAAAGGACACTGATGAAGAAGTACATGGGCGTGTGGAGGCGTGTGTCCTGGTGGATGAGGGTGATGAGGAGGCTGTTGCTCACAAGAATCAGCAGGTAAAAGACTAGAAAGAAGGTGAAGAGCAGAGGATTGGTCCTGGGGTTTGAGGCAAAGCCCATTAGGATGAATTCTGTCACAGTGGACTGGTTGAGTTCCTGCATTGTGCTCTGCCTGTTTAAAGAGTTTGAAGTATATGTAATTTATTGGGTTTCAGTGCCAGGGAATTTTCACACTTATTTCATTTATGTCTCCTAACAGGAAGTTTAAATTAGCAGTTGGGGGTACTACTGGATATGTCCCCATAATAACTTGAATGATTTTGGGGTTTGGTTTGGGATTAAGTTGAGGGTCATTGTTATGAAACAGAGAAGACTAAGTCAGGGACGTGCTGTATTCGATGTTCCATTCTGTTAACTCCCTTCCTGAGACAAAATTACTTTTCTCTCTGTTATTCATccccttttctgtttttcttgggaCAACAGAGGTTTCTAAGCCTTGGTTTAAGGATCAGGATTAGGACTATTATACTCATTATTTGGGTGAAGGTTTTTATCACTGTTAGGATTAGCATTAAGTTTAGAATTGGGGATTAAAGTGAATTCTGCATGAAGTTTTGACTTCATGCTTAAGATTTACCTTTCTCTAGTGAACAAAACTTTACTGGTATTCATTAATGATGTCATTGATTCATCATGTTTTCGCCCAAAACTTACCATTTGTTATAAATCAGAGAGGTAAGGAAGAGTTAAAAATAATATGGGTGGAAAAGTGATTTCACACAGTCTACCAAGATAAATTCTAAATATGTCAAAGAGTTTAACACAAAAAAATATGATTATAAAGCAACCTAGGAGAAAATACACATgggtgaatatttattttatgatggGACAGAGAAAGGCTGTTGGCATCACCAGAATGTTCTAAGTCCTTCAACGTCATGGTGTTGACCCTTTTTCCTCTAATAAGCAAACAAAGCAACATTTGAGTTGCTCTATATTTCCTCAGTATTGTTGAGGGATTCTTATGCATTTCTATTCATTTTGTTCTAAAATCTGTGCTGCTGTTCAAACCTTGACCCCCCCTAATTGACCTTCTTGTGTCAGTACTGACCTCTTCAGTGGCTCACCCctattctctttctcctttatgCCCCAAAGTTCACCAACACAAGGATGCTATTTGTAAGACTTAACCTGAAGGTGTAGGTTATGGGTGATGACATACACTGAAGCACAGAACAGAAAATGATTTTACAAATGAACACAGTATCGTAAAGTCCGTAAGTCATCTGTGCAGCAGATTTTCCTCTCTATCCTCCAGCCAGCTCTTTCTAACATCCTTCCTGGAACTTCTTCTCATCTCTTTTTTGTCTCCCTGCTCTATGTTTCTCCTTACTCCTATTACCAGGGCAACCAGCCACAAACCCCCAATTCCTGTAACTCAGTGCTTTTAGACTTTCCTGTGCTTCAGAATCACCTGAAGGGCTTGTCAGATGCTGCTATGCCTCATACCAAGTTGTGGTTTGGAAAATCTTGCGTGGAGCCTGAGAATTCTCATTTCTAATAAGTTGCTAGGTAATGCAGATTCTGGGGGTCACACTTTGAGAACAGATCTACTTAGTTGTAAAGGGAAATTTGGTTCTTTCACAATTTGCCTGTCTCTACATTATGCTCAAGCTGCTATGTTCCCCATGACCCAAaccaatattttctttctttcacgtaagcataaaaataaaggaagaaaattaaagaaaaagatgaatactCCTGGAtacataaaaaggaaatttttctctaagttaaaaaaaaaatgaataatatctGTTGCATATGTGGAATACAAGTGATTAATATCATTAGAATATAAAGATCATTTcatcataaagaaaaataataactaagAATATGAATAATCCATTTACAAAAGAGGAGATTAATGAACTATGAAAATTTAAACTTAATAGTAATCAAagactgaaaattaaaacatcaaTGAAATAGTTTTAACCTAACATtgacaaaaaattattttaaaatgataatatctGACATCAACCagcttacagaaaaagaaaaattcttatatATTGATACGAGAATTCATATGGGAATAAATTACTCTACTCTTTCTGTAGGAAAATTTGACAGTATGTAATTTCACCTGTcatagctccttggaagaaaagctatatatgacaaacctagacaacatgttaaaaagcagagacatcactttgacaacaaaggtccatatggtcacagctatggttcttccagtagtcatgttctgatgtgagagttggatcataaagatgactgagtgccaaaggatttatgcttttgaactgtggtgttggagaagactcttgagagtcccttggactgcaaagagatcaaaccagtcaaccctaaaggaaatcaaatgtgaatattcattgaaaggactgatgctgaaactgaagctccaatactttggccacctgatgtgaagaactgactcagtggaaaagaccctgatgctgggaaagattgaaggcaggaggagaaagggatgacagaggatgagatggtttggatggcattaccgacttgatggacatgagtttgagcaagctctgggagttggtaatggacaggaaaatctggcatgctgcagtccatggggtcgcaaagagttgcacacaactgagtgactgaactgaatggaactcaCCTTTAAGAATTTTGCATAGGGAAAAATGAGCGATGTGGGGAGAGACTTTCATCAAGAAGGTTTATTAGAGTATTACTTCTAATGGGTAAAACTGGACAAAACATAAATGTCCTATAACAGGTAGTTGGTTAAATCAATTATGGTCTATTAATATGATTAAATACCTTGTAGCCTTTAAAAATGGGCTTCCTggttggttcagtggtaaagcacctgcctgccaagcaggagacacaggagatgtggttttgatccctgggttgggaagattccctggaaaagtaaatgggaacccactaaagtattcttgcctgaaagattccacagacagaggagcctgttgggctacagtccatggggttgcaagagtcagacacaactgagcaactgagcacccacacaccaacctttaaaataatgttttgtagATTATGTCACATTGTAGAGAAATGCTCCAACAGATTGTTAAGTTAAAAAGTAGAATATGAAACTATATATATCCCAATCCTAATAGTACAAAGATTATACGCACAGACTAAGAATTggaaataattatacaaaaacATTAACAGTGGTCATTTCTGGTGATTAAATTTACaggtgatatttattttaaaaaattctt
It contains:
- the OR13P2 gene encoding olfactory receptor family 13 subfamily P member 2, which produces MQELNQSTVTEFILMGFASNPRTNPLLFTFFLVFYLLILVSNSLLITLIHQDTRLHTPMYFFISVLSMLDMCYTTTTVPQMLVHILSKKRAISFARCVAQMYIFLLFGITESWLFSIMSVDRYVAICHPLWYKVIMGPWVCLLMVGICAAYGVVGGLCFTFFAMRLSYCGPNEIDHYFCEVPAVLKLACEDTSLNDLVDFITGFNVIVVPLSLIVLVYVNIFATIMKIHSAQGRIKAFSTCASHITVVTMFAIPCIIMYMSPGSDSLSNSGKKMALFYNIATAFLNPVIYSLRNKDVKNAFLKLMGRGRAPE